One Hippoglossus hippoglossus isolate fHipHip1 chromosome 5, fHipHip1.pri, whole genome shotgun sequence genomic window carries:
- the LOC117761315 gene encoding RNA-binding protein 5 isoform X3, translated as MWDGPGPRQGPRGGPPFRGDHRGETFVGRDRPMPDFRGRDGMNMGPMGHMGPRPLDLPSMDMRRMDAPPMRGRDVDPRDMRGREPNRDFFRAEDEPDFNLRRHFEGSIREKLINSSGLPGPGRNSTDMEGRGMPPRDPNSKFMDMRDRESFHYNMPHFNNPNVDARRGFPMDRSERNDGFRDMRDRPPVGPGDRDRFDMDLPPRERRMMDSDRREGPPLNSRGGFDSDMDFRNRPAPSSEFRGRDRSPIRFGNNDAPPVDRARSDMPSDMSGPQRSQFLGGKESLRERGYQESSDSPLMDYRSGEEMTLAEEWKSRQSDKKPFVAPGKGRGDLPEPSFPVGFGRDATVRDSQQFQERDRPSVEFPRKDLGFPRGDHFPAVDLPPIGRKGPQDSQPPGISLFPGPLGREKESKHWHGERESNRSRDKSHRDERPPYHQDKNLPTHESQQPNDSFKGLKENQGPARAEMGLAHDFQSSSTVQARDQDYRDIDYRTGSGRPFDFKCEELPPPEKLINESKPIAPTKFSESVSQDQDYRSASVKEKVSNTISVIGIPKTATMEQILGAFAIRDGVPMQGMKIKNVVPGYSYDTAYVEFLNLEDAVHFMESNKGSLKVGTRTAAMKFIQPDERERVVHESDQKLPQHQEPQLPRPDEPSEDSDTNLNGTKPKGPMDPMSHNLWQRNSDLTPEAWQQQVDQQLRQQEMELQAESLGNRGPPPHGSRPESVFKDSKTMIIKNVKPTTTVETILKALDPFAYLDERNVRLVKAKPPGAKCFCFVDMDSHEQVTRLVELLTKPRPLYIDGVRVYAEVAKPLKNQNFRKDFDKPNSSILGFAPEPGMMGQLPFPPPPQYLHPLQPPPTAPPVGIHGDMLIGTNLSSDPSINQGVGYCEPQTVDPSLHTGGAHVPTESAGVMSAAADGSQPSGSEVPDTANYLYDATSGFYYDPETTLYYDPNSRYFYNAQTQEYMYWDAVSKTYVPVPGGTPAETQPAAMTAEDQAILANPAADAPLEMKKPSELSDSEGVEMSASDSVPTSAGTPEKKDDDDAAKKDKEDKPRSLAAVKIMKDMERWAKIQNRQKDSVRAPSPLLRTGMDDDRRQSKTADCGFAIFERKISGGDDLFKKPLAPPKKDEKSKRPMGSLGLLASDYAAGSDEEVEEDKEDAAKGSQGGRGQSEDKEDKLTDWKKMACLLCRRQFPNKDALLRHQQLSDLHKQNMEIHLKIKRSKKELEALENQEKQLSAKETVRSPEPKRKKHHQQQQHQHHSNWAGSSREMNKVSERPGLGSEPVPQRKKKETAAWDHATYKQAVRKAMFARFKELE; from the exons ATGTGGGATGGACCAGGGCCCAGGCAAGGACCACGGGGAGGACCGCCCTTTCG TGGAGATCATCGTGGAGAAACGTTTGTTGGCAGAGATCGTCCCATGCCTGATTTTAGAGGTAGAGATGGGATGAATATGGGTCCCATGGGTCATATGGGCCCAAGACCTCTTGATCTACCATCTATGGACATGAGGAGGATGGATGCACCACCAATGAGGGGCCGTGATGTGGATCCACGTGATATGCGAGGTAGAGAACCTAACAGGGATTTCTTCAGAGCTGAAGATGAACCAGATTTCAACCTCAGAAGGCATTTTGAAGGTTCCATCAGAGAAAAACTGATAAACTCCTCAGGGCTACCGGGACCAGGCAGGAACTCAACAGACATGGAAGGAAGGGGAATGCCACCACGGGATCCTAACAGTAAATTTATGGacatgagagacagagagtcgTTTCATTACAACATGCCACATTTCAATAATCCCAATGTAGATGCAAGAAGAGGGTTTCCTATGGACCGATCAGAGCGAAATGATGGATTTAGGGACATGCGTGACCGGCCCCCAGTAGGCCCTGGTGACAGAGATCGTTTTGATATGGACTTACCTCCACGTGAAAGGAGAATGATGGACTCTGACAGAAGAGAAGGGCCACCTTTAAATTCAAGAGGTGGATTTGATTCTGATATGGATTTCAGAAATCGTCCTGCACCGTCATCTGAATTTAGAGGTAGAGATCGATCACCCATAAGATTTGGAAACAATGATGCCCCCCCAGTGGACAGGGCGAGGTCAGATATGCCTTCAGACATGTCTGGCCCTCAAAGATCACAGTTTTTGGGTGGGAAAGAATCACTAAGAGAGAGAGGCTATCAAGAGTCTAGTGACAGTCCCCTCATGGATTATCGGAGTGGTGAAGAGATGACTCTTGCGGAAGAATGGAAGAGTCGCCAGAGTGACAAAAAACCATTCGTAGCCCCGGGTAAAGGTAGGGGAGATTTACCTGAACCCAGCTTCCCTGTAGGTTTTGGCAGAGATGCTACTGTTAGGGATTCACAACAGTTTCAGGAAAGGGATCGACCATCTGTTGAATTCCCGAGGAAAGATCTTGGCTTTCCTCGTGGTGACCACTTTCCTGCTGTTGACCTACCACCAATTGGCAGGAAAGGTCCACAAGACAGTCAACCTCCAGGAATAAGTCTGTTTCCTGGCCCTCTTGGTAGAGAAAAGGAAAGTAAGCATTGGCATGGAGAAAGGGAGTCAAATCGCAGTCGGGATAAATCACATCGGGATGAAAGACCCCCTTACCATCAAGACAAGAATCTGCCCACACATGAGAGCCAGCAGCCAAATGATTCTTTTAAAGGGTTGAAGGAAAATCAAGGTCCTGCCAGGGCTGAGATGGGACTGGCACATGATTTCCAAAGCAGCAGCACTGTACAGGCCAGAGATCAAGACTACAGGGATATTGATTACAGAACAGGGTCCGGGAGACCTTTTGATTTCAAATGTGAGGAGCTTCCACCACCAGAGAAACTCATCAACGAGTCTAAACCAATTGCACCTACAAAGTTTAGTGAATCTGTCTCTCAG GATCAGGATTACAGGAGTGCATCCGTGAAGGAAAAAGTTTCCAATACAATATCTGTAATTGGTATTCCAAAGACTGCCACAATGGAGCAG attCTTGGGGCCTTCGCGATCCGTGATGGTGTTCCAATGCAGGGGATGAAAATCAAAAATGTGGTGCCGG GTTACAGCTACGATACGGCCTATGTGGAGTTTTTAAACCTCGAGGATGCAGTCCACTTCATGGAGTCCAACAAG GGGTCCCTAAAGGTTGGCACTAGAACGGCTGCCATGAAATTCATTCAGCCAGACGAGCGTGAAAGAGTTGTCCAT GAATCAGATCAAAAACTACCCCAACACCAGGAGCCCCAGTTACCCAGACCAGATGAACCTTCAGAAGATTCGGACACTAACCTAAATGGGACCAAACCCAAAGGTCCTATGGATCCAATGTCCCACAACCTGTGGCAGCGCAACTCTGACCTGACCCCCGAGGcctggcagcagcaggttgacCAGCAGCTCCGACAGCAAGAGATGGAGCTGCAGGCAGAGTCTTTGGGCAACCGCGGCCCTCCTCCACACGGCTCTCGACCTGAGTCAGTGTTTAAAGACAGTAAAA CTATGATTATAAAGAATGTGAAGCCCACCACAACAGTAGAGACTATCCTGAAAGCCTTGGATCCCTTTGCTTATCTGGATGAGAGAAATGTCCGACTAGTGAAGGCCAAGCCACCTGGAGCAAAGTGCTTCTGCTTTGTTGACATGGACTCCCATGAG CAAGTGACACGTCTGGTTGAGCTCCTCACTAAACCCAGACCCCTTTACATTGATGGAGTCCGAGTTTATGCTGAGGTGGCAAAACCCCTGAAGAACCAAAA TTTTAGAAAAGATTTTGATAAACCAAACAGTTCCATCCTTGGCTTTGCACCTGAGCCCGGCATGATGGGG CAGCTGCCATTCCCGCCACCTCCACAGTACTTGCATCCTCTACAGCCGCCTCCTACTGCTCCCCCAGTTGGAATCCACG GTGATATGTTAATCGGCACTAATCTGTCTTCAGATCCCAGCATAAATCAG ggAGTTGGCTACTGTGAGCCCCAAACTGTGGATCCTTCGCTTCATACTGGTGGAGCTCACGTGCCCACAGAATCTGCTGGTGTGAtgagtgctgctgcagatggaTCTCAGCCCTCTg GCTCTGAGGTTCCAGACACGGCCAACTACTTGTATGATGCTACATCAGGCTTCTACTACGATCCTGAGACAACGCTGTACTATGATCCCAACTCTAGG taTTTTTACAATGCTCAAACCCAGGAGTACATGTACTGGGATGCAGTGTCAAAAACGTACGTCCCAGTTCCAGGGGGAACCCCAGCTGAGACCCAGCCTGCGGCCATGACTGCTGAAGACCAGGCCATTCTTGCAAACCCAGCAGCAGATGCTCCTCTGGAAATGAAGAAACCATCAGAGTTGTCGGATTCAGAAGGAGTTGAGATGTCTGCTTCAGATTCAGTCCCCACTTCTGCAGGAACTCCTGAGAAGAAAGATGATGACGACGCTGctaaaaaggacaaagaggaCAAGCCAAGAAGTCTTGCTGCTGTCAAG ATCATGAAAGATATGGAGAGATGGGCAAAGATCCAAAATCGGCAAAAAGACAGTGTCCGTGCCCCATCACCGCTGCTGAGGACTGGAATGGACGATGATAGGAGGCAGTCAAAGACAGCTGATTGTGGTTTTGCTATCTTTGAAAGAAAG ATATCCGGCGGAGATGATCTATTTAAAAAGCCCCTCGCTCCCCCTAAGAAAGATGAAAAGTCAAAG CGTCCAATGGGTTCCCTGGGTCTGCTGGCGTCGGACTATGCAGCTGGAAGTGAtgaagaagtggaggaggatAAGGAGGATGCAGCTAAAGGGAGTCAAGGCGGCCGCGGCCAGTCTGAAGACAAAGAGGACAAACTGACGGACTGGAAGAAGATGGCCTGCCTGCTCTGTAGGAGACAGTTCCCCAACAAGGACGCTCTGCTCCGCCACCAGCAGCTTTCTGACCTGCACAAA CAAAATATGGAGATCCATCTTAAGATCAAGAGGTCAAAGAAGGAGTTGGAGGCACTAGAAAACCAGGAAAAACAA TTGAGTGCCAAAGAAACCGTCAGATCACCAGAaccgaaaagaaaaaaacaccatcagcagcagcagcaccagcaccacagCAACTGGGCTGGAAGCTCAAG gGAGATGAATAAAGTCAGCGAGAGGCCTGGTTTAGGATCTGAACCCGTCCCG cagaggaaaaagaaggagaCCGCTGCTTGGGACCACGCCACCTACAAACAAGCAGTGCGGAAAGCCATGTTTGCACGGTTCAAGGAACTCGAGTGA
- the LOC117761315 gene encoding RNA-binding protein 5 isoform X2, with protein sequence MWDGPGPRQGPRGGPPFRGDHRGETFVGRDRPMPDFRGRDGMNMGPMGHMGPRPLDLPSMDMRRMDAPPMRGRDVDPRDMRGREPNRDFFRAEDEPDFNLRRHFEGSIREKLINSSGLPGPGRNSTDMEGRGMPPRDPNSKFMDMRDRESFHYNMPHFNNPNVDARRGFPMDRSERNDGFRDMRDRPPVGPGDRDRFDMDLPPRERRMMDSDRREGPPLNSRGGFDSDMDFRNRPAPSSEFRGRDRSPIRFGNNDAPPVDRARSDMPSDMSGPQRSQFLGGKESLRERGYQESSDSPLMDYRSGEEMTLAEEWKSRQSDKKPFVAPGKGRGDLPEPSFPVGFGRDATVRDSQQFQERDRPSVEFPRKDLGFPRGDHFPAVDLPPIGRKGPQDSQPPGISLFPGPLGREKESKHWHGERESNRSRDKSHRDERPPYHQDKNLPTHESQQPNDSFKGLKENQGPARAEMGLAHDFQSSSTVQARDQDYRDIDYRTGSGRPFDFKCEELPPPEKLINESKPIAPTKFSESVSQDQDYRSASVKEKVSNTISVIGIPKTATMEQILGAFAIRDGVPMQGMKIKNVVPGYSYDTAYVEFLNLEDAVHFMESNKGSLKVGTRTAAMKFIQPDERERVVHESDQKLPQHQEPQLPRPDEPSEDSDTNLNGTKPKGPMDPMSHNLWQRNSDLTPEAWQQQVDQQLRQQEMELQAESLGNRGPPPHGSRPESVFKDSKTMIIKNVKPTTTVETILKALDPFAYLDERNVRLVKAKPPGAKCFCFVDMDSHEQVTRLVELLTKPRPLYIDGVRVYAEVAKPLKNQNFRKDFDKPNSSILGFAPEPGMMGLPFPPPPQYLHPLQPPPTAPPVGIHGDMLIGTNLSSDPSINQGVGYCEPQTVDPSLHTGGAHVPTESAGVMSAAADGSQPSGSEVPDTANYLYDATSGFYYDPETTLYYDPNSRYFYNAQTQEYMYWDAVSKTYVPVPGGTPAETQPAAMTAEDQAILANPAADAPLEMKKPSELSDSEGVEMSASDSVPTSAGTPEKKDDDDAAKKDKEDKPRSLAAVKIMKDMERWAKIQNRQKDSVRAPSPLLRTGMDDDRRQSKTADCGFAIFERKISGGDDLFKKPLAPPKKDEKSKRPMGSLGLLASDYAAGSDEEVEEDKEDAAKGSQGGRGQSEDKEDKLTDWKKMACLLCRRQFPNKDALLRHQQLSDLHKQNMEIHLKIKRSKKELEALENQEKQVSKQLSAKETVRSPEPKRKKHHQQQQHQHHSNWAGSSREMNKVSERPGLGSEPVPQRKKKETAAWDHATYKQAVRKAMFARFKELE encoded by the exons ATGTGGGATGGACCAGGGCCCAGGCAAGGACCACGGGGAGGACCGCCCTTTCG TGGAGATCATCGTGGAGAAACGTTTGTTGGCAGAGATCGTCCCATGCCTGATTTTAGAGGTAGAGATGGGATGAATATGGGTCCCATGGGTCATATGGGCCCAAGACCTCTTGATCTACCATCTATGGACATGAGGAGGATGGATGCACCACCAATGAGGGGCCGTGATGTGGATCCACGTGATATGCGAGGTAGAGAACCTAACAGGGATTTCTTCAGAGCTGAAGATGAACCAGATTTCAACCTCAGAAGGCATTTTGAAGGTTCCATCAGAGAAAAACTGATAAACTCCTCAGGGCTACCGGGACCAGGCAGGAACTCAACAGACATGGAAGGAAGGGGAATGCCACCACGGGATCCTAACAGTAAATTTATGGacatgagagacagagagtcgTTTCATTACAACATGCCACATTTCAATAATCCCAATGTAGATGCAAGAAGAGGGTTTCCTATGGACCGATCAGAGCGAAATGATGGATTTAGGGACATGCGTGACCGGCCCCCAGTAGGCCCTGGTGACAGAGATCGTTTTGATATGGACTTACCTCCACGTGAAAGGAGAATGATGGACTCTGACAGAAGAGAAGGGCCACCTTTAAATTCAAGAGGTGGATTTGATTCTGATATGGATTTCAGAAATCGTCCTGCACCGTCATCTGAATTTAGAGGTAGAGATCGATCACCCATAAGATTTGGAAACAATGATGCCCCCCCAGTGGACAGGGCGAGGTCAGATATGCCTTCAGACATGTCTGGCCCTCAAAGATCACAGTTTTTGGGTGGGAAAGAATCACTAAGAGAGAGAGGCTATCAAGAGTCTAGTGACAGTCCCCTCATGGATTATCGGAGTGGTGAAGAGATGACTCTTGCGGAAGAATGGAAGAGTCGCCAGAGTGACAAAAAACCATTCGTAGCCCCGGGTAAAGGTAGGGGAGATTTACCTGAACCCAGCTTCCCTGTAGGTTTTGGCAGAGATGCTACTGTTAGGGATTCACAACAGTTTCAGGAAAGGGATCGACCATCTGTTGAATTCCCGAGGAAAGATCTTGGCTTTCCTCGTGGTGACCACTTTCCTGCTGTTGACCTACCACCAATTGGCAGGAAAGGTCCACAAGACAGTCAACCTCCAGGAATAAGTCTGTTTCCTGGCCCTCTTGGTAGAGAAAAGGAAAGTAAGCATTGGCATGGAGAAAGGGAGTCAAATCGCAGTCGGGATAAATCACATCGGGATGAAAGACCCCCTTACCATCAAGACAAGAATCTGCCCACACATGAGAGCCAGCAGCCAAATGATTCTTTTAAAGGGTTGAAGGAAAATCAAGGTCCTGCCAGGGCTGAGATGGGACTGGCACATGATTTCCAAAGCAGCAGCACTGTACAGGCCAGAGATCAAGACTACAGGGATATTGATTACAGAACAGGGTCCGGGAGACCTTTTGATTTCAAATGTGAGGAGCTTCCACCACCAGAGAAACTCATCAACGAGTCTAAACCAATTGCACCTACAAAGTTTAGTGAATCTGTCTCTCAG GATCAGGATTACAGGAGTGCATCCGTGAAGGAAAAAGTTTCCAATACAATATCTGTAATTGGTATTCCAAAGACTGCCACAATGGAGCAG attCTTGGGGCCTTCGCGATCCGTGATGGTGTTCCAATGCAGGGGATGAAAATCAAAAATGTGGTGCCGG GTTACAGCTACGATACGGCCTATGTGGAGTTTTTAAACCTCGAGGATGCAGTCCACTTCATGGAGTCCAACAAG GGGTCCCTAAAGGTTGGCACTAGAACGGCTGCCATGAAATTCATTCAGCCAGACGAGCGTGAAAGAGTTGTCCAT GAATCAGATCAAAAACTACCCCAACACCAGGAGCCCCAGTTACCCAGACCAGATGAACCTTCAGAAGATTCGGACACTAACCTAAATGGGACCAAACCCAAAGGTCCTATGGATCCAATGTCCCACAACCTGTGGCAGCGCAACTCTGACCTGACCCCCGAGGcctggcagcagcaggttgacCAGCAGCTCCGACAGCAAGAGATGGAGCTGCAGGCAGAGTCTTTGGGCAACCGCGGCCCTCCTCCACACGGCTCTCGACCTGAGTCAGTGTTTAAAGACAGTAAAA CTATGATTATAAAGAATGTGAAGCCCACCACAACAGTAGAGACTATCCTGAAAGCCTTGGATCCCTTTGCTTATCTGGATGAGAGAAATGTCCGACTAGTGAAGGCCAAGCCACCTGGAGCAAAGTGCTTCTGCTTTGTTGACATGGACTCCCATGAG CAAGTGACACGTCTGGTTGAGCTCCTCACTAAACCCAGACCCCTTTACATTGATGGAGTCCGAGTTTATGCTGAGGTGGCAAAACCCCTGAAGAACCAAAA TTTTAGAAAAGATTTTGATAAACCAAACAGTTCCATCCTTGGCTTTGCACCTGAGCCCGGCATGATGGGG CTGCCATTCCCGCCACCTCCACAGTACTTGCATCCTCTACAGCCGCCTCCTACTGCTCCCCCAGTTGGAATCCACG GTGATATGTTAATCGGCACTAATCTGTCTTCAGATCCCAGCATAAATCAG ggAGTTGGCTACTGTGAGCCCCAAACTGTGGATCCTTCGCTTCATACTGGTGGAGCTCACGTGCCCACAGAATCTGCTGGTGTGAtgagtgctgctgcagatggaTCTCAGCCCTCTg GCTCTGAGGTTCCAGACACGGCCAACTACTTGTATGATGCTACATCAGGCTTCTACTACGATCCTGAGACAACGCTGTACTATGATCCCAACTCTAGG taTTTTTACAATGCTCAAACCCAGGAGTACATGTACTGGGATGCAGTGTCAAAAACGTACGTCCCAGTTCCAGGGGGAACCCCAGCTGAGACCCAGCCTGCGGCCATGACTGCTGAAGACCAGGCCATTCTTGCAAACCCAGCAGCAGATGCTCCTCTGGAAATGAAGAAACCATCAGAGTTGTCGGATTCAGAAGGAGTTGAGATGTCTGCTTCAGATTCAGTCCCCACTTCTGCAGGAACTCCTGAGAAGAAAGATGATGACGACGCTGctaaaaaggacaaagaggaCAAGCCAAGAAGTCTTGCTGCTGTCAAG ATCATGAAAGATATGGAGAGATGGGCAAAGATCCAAAATCGGCAAAAAGACAGTGTCCGTGCCCCATCACCGCTGCTGAGGACTGGAATGGACGATGATAGGAGGCAGTCAAAGACAGCTGATTGTGGTTTTGCTATCTTTGAAAGAAAG ATATCCGGCGGAGATGATCTATTTAAAAAGCCCCTCGCTCCCCCTAAGAAAGATGAAAAGTCAAAG CGTCCAATGGGTTCCCTGGGTCTGCTGGCGTCGGACTATGCAGCTGGAAGTGAtgaagaagtggaggaggatAAGGAGGATGCAGCTAAAGGGAGTCAAGGCGGCCGCGGCCAGTCTGAAGACAAAGAGGACAAACTGACGGACTGGAAGAAGATGGCCTGCCTGCTCTGTAGGAGACAGTTCCCCAACAAGGACGCTCTGCTCCGCCACCAGCAGCTTTCTGACCTGCACAAA CAAAATATGGAGATCCATCTTAAGATCAAGAGGTCAAAGAAGGAGTTGGAGGCACTAGAAAACCAGGAAAAACAAGTAAGCAAACAA TTGAGTGCCAAAGAAACCGTCAGATCACCAGAaccgaaaagaaaaaaacaccatcagcagcagcagcaccagcaccacagCAACTGGGCTGGAAGCTCAAG gGAGATGAATAAAGTCAGCGAGAGGCCTGGTTTAGGATCTGAACCCGTCCCG cagaggaaaaagaaggagaCCGCTGCTTGGGACCACGCCACCTACAAACAAGCAGTGCGGAAAGCCATGTTTGCACGGTTCAAGGAACTCGAGTGA